A region from the candidate division WOR-3 bacterium genome encodes:
- the asnA gene encoding aspartate--ammonia ligase: MVKKAKKAVRKIAKRPVKKKIAKKIRATGSRHKARPIAQGFMPKPGKTGKAADLAGPGVSTYEEVDKILPIGYRSILDNKETQRALYAVKRYVEDGLAQELNLQMVQVPLIVEKESGMNDNLDRDGSRTPIDFPCGLGISPRINAQIVQAATKWKRWALKQYGCQVGEGINTDMRAVRKDYFLDHDHSSYVDQWDWERVITAEDRNLEFLKMVVRKIWKVITGAEDFVQQMYPQLRDPRYPNLPKELTFIHAEEILERYPDLPRKQRETRILQDYSPAIFIIGIGWVLKDGFPHEMRAADYDDWVTDTSKETGKDTHGLNGDILVWNHVTKRRHELSSMGIRVTKETLVKQLELSGQLDRLELPYHKMIMNDEIPLSIGGGIGQGRLQMLLLRKAHIGEVTVTVWPKQLHEICEKHNIYVLK, encoded by the coding sequence ATGGTAAAGAAAGCCAAAAAGGCAGTAAGAAAAATAGCTAAGCGGCCAGTAAAGAAGAAGATAGCCAAGAAGATAAGAGCCACAGGTTCAAGACACAAGGCCAGGCCAATAGCCCAAGGGTTTATGCCCAAACCTGGCAAAACCGGCAAGGCCGCAGACTTAGCCGGTCCCGGTGTCTCAACCTACGAAGAAGTTGACAAAATTCTGCCGATTGGGTACCGCTCGATTCTTGACAACAAGGAGACCCAGCGAGCTCTCTACGCGGTCAAGCGTTACGTGGAAGACGGTCTGGCTCAGGAGCTGAACCTACAGATGGTGCAGGTGCCGCTGATTGTCGAGAAAGAAAGCGGTATGAACGACAACCTGGACCGGGACGGTTCACGTACACCGATTGATTTCCCGTGCGGGCTGGGTATCTCCCCGCGCATCAATGCTCAGATAGTTCAGGCCGCAACCAAGTGGAAGCGCTGGGCCCTGAAACAGTACGGCTGCCAGGTCGGCGAAGGTATCAACACCGACATGCGGGCCGTGCGCAAGGACTATTTCCTGGACCATGACCATTCCTCCTATGTTGACCAGTGGGACTGGGAACGGGTCATCACCGCTGAAGACCGCAACCTCGAATTCCTGAAGATGGTCGTCCGGAAAATCTGGAAGGTCATCACCGGTGCCGAGGACTTTGTACAGCAGATGTACCCACAGCTTCGGGACCCGCGCTACCCGAATCTGCCCAAGGAGTTGACTTTCATCCACGCCGAGGAAATCCTTGAGCGCTATCCTGACCTGCCGCGCAAGCAGCGCGAGACAAGAATCCTTCAGGACTACTCACCGGCCATATTCATCATCGGTATTGGTTGGGTCTTGAAGGACGGGTTCCCACACGAGATGCGGGCTGCGGATTATGACGACTGGGTGACCGACACGTCCAAGGAAACCGGCAAGGACACCCACGGCCTGAATGGCGACATTCTGGTGTGGAACCACGTGACCAAGCGCCGCCACGAACTGTCTTCAATGGGTATCCGGGTTACGAAGGAAACTCTGGTGAAGCAACTGGAGCTTTCCGGTCAACTGGACCGGCTGGAGCTGCCGTATCACAAGATGATAATGAACGATGAGATACCGCTGTCCATCGGCGGCGGCATCGGTCAGGGCCGGCTCCAGATGTTGCTCTTGCGTAAGGCACACATCGGCGAGGTGACGGTCACGGTGTGGCCCAAGCAGCTACACGAAATCTGCGAGAAGCACAACATCTACGTGCTGAAGTAG
- a CDS encoding penicillin-binding protein activator LpoB, translated as MKKVIRYSLALVAWCLVAACASSHYVRPDEVTEWDYTYSDTDMKLLAEKMVMSLSEAELPKTQEKPTIAFLRIGNRTSQHVDTDGISEKIMVSLVKLGRFRVVDRELLKKQAQEIALVENQRIDVEGAVKLGNLVGADYFLTGDIMSIEKTSGATTLAYYKLTMRLVNVKTSVIEWADEKELKKRSTKGWFE; from the coding sequence ATGAAAAAGGTAATCCGATACAGCCTAGCGCTGGTTGCGTGGTGTCTAGTCGCGGCCTGCGCTTCGTCACACTATGTCCGGCCGGACGAGGTGACCGAGTGGGACTACACCTATTCGGACACGGACATGAAACTTCTGGCCGAAAAGATGGTGATGTCGCTTTCCGAAGCAGAACTGCCCAAGACCCAAGAAAAGCCTACCATAGCGTTCCTGCGCATCGGCAACCGTACCTCTCAGCACGTGGATACGGACGGCATCTCCGAGAAAATAATGGTCAGTTTGGTGAAGCTCGGTCGGTTCCGGGTCGTCGATCGCGAACTTCTCAAGAAACAGGCACAGGAAATCGCCCTGGTCGAGAACCAGCGGATTGACGTCGAGGGTGCGGTCAAGCTGGGCAACCTTGTTGGCGCAGACTACTTCCTGACCGGCGACATCATGAGTATTGAGAAGACCTCGGGCGCAACCACGCTTGCCTACTACAAGCTCACGATGCGGCTCGTAAATGTCAAGACTTCGGTTATCGAGTGGGCCGACGAAAAGGAGCTCAAGAAACGCTCGACCAAGGGGTGGTTCGAGTAG
- a CDS encoding aspartate-semialdehyde dehydrogenase — MDMKRIAIAGATGLVGETLLRLLESGPHQIEDLRLLASARSAGAKLLFRDREYQVKEFAAEEFKGLDVAFFCVEPELARKLVPEVAKLCPVIDKSSEFRLKPEVPLVVPEVNSQAIKGHKNIIANPNCTTIPLAVAVAPLHKRFGLEALYIATYQSVSGAGRAALNQYRYETEFVALGRPVDTKGSPLPYQIADNVIPQIDSFDRHGHTGEELKLMQETAKILSLPDLRVCVTCVRVPVSVGHCLAVTAVFSRKVTVREARNVLQHAQGLVLSRDNEYATPADCRGRDAVYVSRVRQGAKENELQFWVATDNLRKGAALNAIQIAELIN, encoded by the coding sequence ATGGACATGAAACGAATTGCCATTGCTGGCGCAACCGGACTTGTTGGTGAGACCCTCCTGCGCCTTCTGGAATCCGGGCCCCATCAGATTGAGGACCTGCGGCTGCTTGCCTCGGCCCGCAGCGCAGGTGCCAAACTTCTGTTCCGCGACCGCGAATACCAAGTGAAGGAGTTCGCTGCCGAGGAATTCAAGGGCCTCGATGTTGCTTTCTTCTGCGTTGAACCTGAACTTGCGCGCAAGCTCGTGCCCGAGGTAGCAAAGCTCTGCCCGGTCATTGACAAGTCATCTGAGTTCCGACTCAAGCCCGAAGTCCCCCTGGTCGTGCCCGAGGTGAACTCACAAGCGATCAAGGGTCACAAGAACATCATTGCCAACCCTAATTGCACCACGATCCCGCTAGCCGTAGCGGTGGCTCCGCTGCACAAGCGATTTGGCCTCGAGGCGTTATACATCGCTACTTATCAGTCGGTATCCGGTGCTGGCCGGGCCGCTCTGAACCAGTATCGTTACGAGACCGAGTTCGTTGCCCTGGGCCGGCCGGTGGACACAAAGGGCAGTCCTCTACCCTACCAGATTGCTGACAACGTAATACCACAGATTGACTCATTTGACCGGCACGGCCACACTGGTGAGGAGCTGAAGCTGATGCAGGAGACAGCAAAGATTCTGTCGCTACCTGATTTGCGCGTATGTGTTACCTGCGTCCGGGTGCCGGTCTCAGTCGGCCATTGTCTGGCCGTGACCGCGGTATTTAGCCGGAAGGTTACTGTCCGCGAAGCCCGGAACGTTCTGCAGCACGCCCAGGGTCTGGTCCTGTCTAGGGACAACGAGTACGCCACGCCCGCCGACTGCCGTGGCCGCGATGCAGTCTACGTTAGCCGGGTTCGGCAAGGGGCAAAGGAAAACGAACTGCAGTTCTGGGTCGCGACCGACAACCTGCGCAAGGGAGCGGCGCTCAACGCCATCCAGATTGCCGAGCTGATCAACTAA